The nucleotide sequence TTTCCATATTTATCCTCCTATCGGCGCATTGCAAAAATTCATAGACTCCTCCGGAGAGGTTTCTAAGCATCTTAAAACACACTCAGAAGCTCTATCCAATACGGTATAAAGAACGCTTTCCTCTTCTGGATCAAAGGGTGAGAGCACATAATCCACCACTTTGTTTCTGTCCTTAGGTCTTCCTATGCCTATCCTAAGCCTTACAAAATTGCTTGTTTTAATTTCCCTTATTATGGATTCTATACCGTGATGTCCCCCACTGCTACCTTCCAACCTTAACCTTATCCTTCCGAGGGGAAGGTCCAGATCATCGTAAATCACCATCATATTTTCTGGAGTTATCTCGTATTCCTCCAAAAGGTTAAGAACCGCAAGCCCAGAGTTGTTCATGTAAGTTTGTGGTTTGGCTACCAACACTTCTCTATTTAACACTCTAACTCTGTAGACATGAGACAGACATTCCTCTGTGTATTCTTTTACCCTGAGCTTTTTCAGCAGTTCATCAACCACCATAAACCCTGCATTGTGCCTTGTCCTTTCGTATTTTTTACCTGGATTGCCAAGGCCTACAACAAGTCTTATCATTCAGTGGGTGTTTCTTCGGCTCCGGCTTCAGCTTCTGGCTCTAAGACTACCGCTACAACCTCTTCTGGATTGTCAAGTATTATGCAATTAGGTGGTGGTTGTATATCTCTCACGTGTAGTGAATCACCAAGCCCAAGATTGCTAACATCTACGGTTATTTTATCAGGTATGCTTTCTACGCTTGCCCGAACAGTTAGCGTGCTAAGTACGATCTCAAAGGTGCCACCAAGGGATACACCCACTGGAGTACCCACAAATTCCAAAGGCACCTCTATATCTATCTCTTTCACTTTGGATATGTCGTATAGGTCTACGTGAATTGGATTATCTCCAAGCCAACCGTACTGAACTTCTTTCAAAAAGCATACCCTCTTTTCTCCATTCACCTCTGCTACTATTAAGAATGTTTCTCCGTGGGGCAAGGCATAGAAGTCTTTTAAACTCATGTATGCATGCAGATTTTCCACTCCTTTTCCGTATATCTCCACCGGGATGTATCCTTCCCTTCTTTTCCGTTTTTTCTCACTTTTCTTTTCATTGGGATTTCTTAAAAGAAGTTTCAACTCAACCCTTTTCATGACCGCCTCCTTTATACAAATAGCATACTAACTGATTCACCTTCGTGGATCCTTCTTATAGCTTCTCCTATAAGCGGGGCTATGGATACTACTCTTAGCTTTTCCAAACCTTTATCTTTACACGGAATGGTATTGGTGACTATAACTTCTCTTATTTGAGATCTTCTTAGCCTTTCCACAGCGGGACCAGATAGCAAACCGTGAGTAGCAACCACATCCACACTCAAGGCACCTTTTGAAAGAAGTAGCTCACTTGCTGCACAAACTGTGCCTGCAGTGTCTATGATGTCGTCTACGATGATAGCCCTTTTCCCTCTCACATCCCCTATTATGTCCAAAACTTCCGCTACGTTTGGCTCAGGCCTTCTTTTGTATATTATAGCTATAGGGCATCCGATTTTGTTGGCAAGGAGTCTAGCCCTTTCTACACCACCCGCATCCGGAGATACAATTACTGTATCGCCATCCAACCTGTCCTTAAGGTATTCATATAGCACACGCAACGCATGCAGATTATCCACAGGTATGTTGAAAAAACCCTGAATTTGTGGAGAGTGAAGGTCCACGATAACCACCCTTTGGGCTCCTGCTACGGTGATGAGGTCCGCAAGCAGTCTTGCGCTTATTGGAACTCTTGGTTTGTCTTTTCTGTCTTGCCTTGCGTATGCATAGTAGGGAATAACTGCGGTTATCCTTCCTGCAGAAGCCCTTTTGAGAGCATCCAAGATAAGCAGAAGTTCCATAATGTTTTCATTTATCGGCGGACAAAGGGACTGTATAACAAAAACGTCCTCCCCTCTCATAGACTCGTTTATCTGAACCCTTACCTCTCCGTCGCTAAAACGAGACACAAGGGCATCAGACAGGGGTATGTTCAAATATTGGGATACCTCTTTGGCCAGTTCTAAGTTGCTCGTGCCAGTAAGAAGCTTTATAGAACCTATCATTTTTCTGCACTCCTATTTTTTGGTGGAAAAGCTGGGGTGCCTGGACTCGAACCAGGAGCCCCCGGATCCAAAGTCCGGTGCTCTGCCAGTTGAGCTACACCCCAAGCTCTCCACCTGATAAACCCGCCAACCTCTTAGCTGACAGGCCTTTTTAAGCCTATCCTCAAGCTCTCCTACAAAGAAAACTGCCGAGCCACTGCCACTCACCAAGGCTTTGTGGCCCAGGCTTTCCAAAAACCTTAGCACCTCGCCTACCTGAGGTACCACTTCAGCACACAGCTTACCAAGTTCGTTACTCAAAACCTCAAACTCTCCTCTTCTAAGGCAGTTTATTATTTTATCATCGTCTAAGTCCGGTGTCAATTCCTTTGGGCTTACGAGAGAATAAACCATTTTGGTGGATACCTGCACCTGCGGATAGATCACAACAAATTTAAAAGGTGGAAGTTCTATTGGATATATTTCATCACCCCTTCCTTTACCCACAGCTGAACCACCGTATAAAAAAAAGGGAGCATCAGAAGAAACTTTGGAAGCTATTTCTAAAAGCTGTTCAAAGCTTAGGGGATTTCCAAGCATCTCATTGACCGCTTTTAAAACTGTTGCCACGTTGGATGATCCTCCACCAAGCCCGCTTCCTACGGGAATGTTCTTCTCTATGAAAACTTGAACTTCCAACTCCTTTCCTAAGAAGTGTTCCATAAGCCGAAGAGCTTTATAAACTAAATTCTCCTCTTGGGGAATACCGTTGGAAGTTTCTACCCTTAGCGGTCCTTCCTTTATCCAAATACGATCAAACAAGCTTATAGCTTGAAATATGGTAAAGATCTCGTGGTATCCGTCTTTGCGCTTTTTCAAAAGCCACAACCCTAAATTCAGTTTGGCTGGTGAAAGAAGCTCCATCCTTTTCTCTGCATTTTCTGTTTATACATCCTCTCGTCCGCAAGTTTAAGTATATCTTTTATTATATTATCCTCATCCTTGCTGTAGTCCAGCTCTTTGGAATTTGCAATCCCATAGCTAAAAGACAGGTTATACTGGCTAAATGTTTTTTCAAACTCCTCTCTGATTTTCTCTATTCTATCTTGGTCTATTTCTTCTTCCAAAACTACACAGAACTCATCCCCTCCCAAACGTGCTATTATGTCGTAATCTCGGAATTTTTGTCTCAAAAAATCTGCTACTTCTTTAAGGATTTGATCTCCTTTTTCGTGCCCATAAATGTCGTTTATCGGCTTAAAATTATCAAGGTCTATAAAAAGGATCTGAAATACCGCCTTATCTCTTTTGCTCATTTTTATAAGACGCCTTAGATAATCTTCAAGATACATCCTGTTATAAAGCTTAGTTAAGTGGTCTTTTACTGCAATTTCGTAGGTTTTTCTTATGGTTTCATTTTGGGATTGTATAAAGTAGTCATACCTTTTTGTTATTTCGTCAAGGAGAGCTTGCAAAAGTTTTATCTGTATATCCTTATTCATAGCTCCTTTATACTCAGTAAAACAGAAGTTTCGTTGTAAAATTTGAGCTTTTTGTAAAACTTATCAGGACCTACCTCTCCGTAAGTGAAAAAGCCAAAGAGGGGAGCATCCAGTATGGCAGTGTAGATCTCTGGTTCTTTTTGTTGCAACTCTCCCAAAACATACTGCCTTGCCAAGCAGGAAAAGTCAAAGACAAGGTCTGGATGTTTCATAACCTCTTTTGCTTCCATGGCAACCTTTTCACTTTCTTCTAAAAGCTCTTTTTCTGTTGCAAAGGAAAGCTTAAAATGCTGTCCTTCTTTTACAGGACCAAAAAACTCTACGTAATCGTCCTTTACGTCTTTGAAAGTTCTCATGGTAGCCACATAACCCTCTTGATCATCCAGTATGGTTATAGGACAGAACCAAAGATGCTGTATGTCGTTACTTTGTATTTTGCTCATAAGGGACTTGATCGTGTAAGACAGGGGTTGATTGTCATCTACAGTGTATATCCTGTATCCTTTTGCTTTCTGCACACGGTAAGTTATACCATAAGGTTTAAACCCAAGAGCAATCCGAATGTCAAAGCCTATATTATCAAAAGTAAGAATAAAAAAGCCGTTCTTTATAACCTTGTCTTCCACAAACTGATACGTCAGGACCTCTTCGCCTTTTTTGTATCCAGAAGATAGCTCACCCACTAAGTTGTTGACAGGACTTTATTTCAAAAAATGGGCTAAGTCTTCTATGAAAAACCCTAACCTATGTTCGCATAACCCACCCACGAATATGTGAAGTTTATCGTGATTTTGGTTCAAATATTCTGCAGTCTTTTCAAGTGCTTTTTCTTCTTCTATGTCTTCTATCGCAAATACAGAAGCCTTTCCCTTCCTTTCAAACTTTAAAAACACATTACCAAACCGCTCACCACTTTTTCGTTCTCAAAAGAACTGAGACTATGAAAACCTGCATAATTTTCCGTTTTGAAAATCTTTTTCATCAGGTGGTTTATGTCCTCGTAATTATAGTCAGGATGCACCGCAAAAAGGACAAAATCATAATCTCTTATGCTGTTTTCTACCCTCTCTTTTATTTCTTCCATGGCTAACACTAAGGAACGCCTCTGAGATGAGAAGACTTTTGCCAGCATGGTTTAAAATTTATTTTAAATTTTTCAAGGGGGCTAACAGATGAAACTACACGAGCATCAGGCTAAGGAGATACTCAAAAGATACGGCCTGCCAGTGCCAGAAGGGAAGGTTGCCTTTAGCTTAGAAGAAGCAAGGCAGGTGGCAGAAGAGCTTGGGGAGTTCCCTCTTGTGGTGAAAGCCCAGGTGCACTGCGGTGGCAGAGGGAAGGCTGGTGGAGTTAAGCTCGTAAAAAACATGGAAGAGCTTGAATCTGCGGTAAATGGTATGTTGGGAAAGGTTCTAAAAACTTTTCAGTGTCCAGACGGAAAACCCGTAAATAGGGTTTGGATAGAAAAGGCTACGCCAATAGAAAAAGAATATTATCTTTCTATAACCTTAGATAGGTCTGTATCTAAGCCCGTGCTTATGGCTTCTGCAGAGGGTGGAATGGAGATTGAGGAAGTAGCCAAAGAAAAACCAGAGGCTATTCATATGCTACACATAGACCCATTTCTTGGCCTAATGCCCTCTCAGGCAAGGAAGATTGCTTTCAGGCTTGGATTACCTGTCAATGATTTTGTTAAGATCGCTCTTGGTATATACAGAGCCTACGAAGAGCTTGACGCCTCTTTGGTGGAGATAAATCCTTTGGTGCTGACAAAGGATGGAAAGCTGGTCCTTTTGGACGCAAAGGTGGAGATAGATGACAATGCACTTCTAAGACACAAAGATTTGGAACAAATGGAAGACCTAAGCCAGTTAGATCCATTGGAGGTGGAAGCAAAGACTTACAACCTCAACTACATAAAGCTTGACGGAAACATAGGCTGTATGGTCAATGGGGCAGGTCTTGCCATGACGACCATGGATATAATCAAACTGGCTGGAGGTAAGCCTGCAAACTTTCTGGACGTAGGCGGTGGAGCAAACGTAGAACAAATAGCAAACGCCTTTAGGATCTTGATGGCTGACAAGAACGTAAAGGCGGTGTTTATAAACATCTTTGGTGGGATCCTCAGGTGCGACAGGTTAGCAAATGGGCTCATAGAAGCGGCAAAGATGGTGGAGATAAAGG is from Thermocrinis jamiesonii and encodes:
- the pth gene encoding aminoacyl-tRNA hydrolase, coding for MIRLVVGLGNPGKKYERTRHNAGFMVVDELLKKLRVKEYTEECLSHVYRVRVLNREVLVAKPQTYMNNSGLAVLNLLEEYEITPENMMVIYDDLDLPLGRIRLRLEGSSGGHHGIESIIREIKTSNFVRLRIGIGRPKDRNKVVDYVLSPFDPEEESVLYTVLDRASECVLRCLETSPEESMNFCNAPIGG
- a CDS encoding 50S ribosomal protein L25/general stress protein Ctc, whose amino-acid sequence is MKRVELKLLLRNPNEKKSEKKRKRREGYIPVEIYGKGVENLHAYMSLKDFYALPHGETFLIVAEVNGEKRVCFLKEVQYGWLGDNPIHVDLYDISKVKEIDIEVPLEFVGTPVGVSLGGTFEIVLSTLTVRASVESIPDKITVDVSNLGLGDSLHVRDIQPPPNCIILDNPEEVVAVVLEPEAEAGAEETPTE
- a CDS encoding ribose-phosphate diphosphokinase, with the translated sequence MIGSIKLLTGTSNLELAKEVSQYLNIPLSDALVSRFSDGEVRVQINESMRGEDVFVIQSLCPPINENIMELLLILDALKRASAGRITAVIPYYAYARQDRKDKPRVPISARLLADLITVAGAQRVVIVDLHSPQIQGFFNIPVDNLHALRVLYEYLKDRLDGDTVIVSPDAGGVERARLLANKIGCPIAIIYKRRPEPNVAEVLDIIGDVRGKRAIIVDDIIDTAGTVCAASELLLSKGALSVDVVATHGLLSGPAVERLRRSQIREVIVTNTIPCKDKGLEKLRVVSIAPLIGEAIRRIHEGESVSMLFV
- a CDS encoding GGDEF domain-containing protein; translated protein: MNKDIQIKLLQALLDEITKRYDYFIQSQNETIRKTYEIAVKDHLTKLYNRMYLEDYLRRLIKMSKRDKAVFQILFIDLDNFKPINDIYGHEKGDQILKEVADFLRQKFRDYDIIARLGGDEFCVVLEEEIDQDRIEKIREEFEKTFSQYNLSFSYGIANSKELDYSKDEDNIIKDILKLADERMYKQKMQRKGWSFFHQPN
- a CDS encoding FIST C-terminal domain-containing protein, whose protein sequence is MGELSSGYKKGEEVLTYQFVEDKVIKNGFFILTFDNIGFDIRIALGFKPYGITYRVQKAKGYRIYTVDDNQPLSYTIKSLMSKIQSNDIQHLWFCPITILDDQEGYVATMRTFKDVKDDYVEFFGPVKEGQHFKLSFATEKELLEESEKVAMEAKEVMKHPDLVFDFSCLARQYVLGELQQKEPEIYTAILDAPLFGFFTYGEVGPDKFYKKLKFYNETSVLLSIKEL
- the sucC gene encoding ADP-forming succinate--CoA ligase subunit beta, producing MKLHEHQAKEILKRYGLPVPEGKVAFSLEEARQVAEELGEFPLVVKAQVHCGGRGKAGGVKLVKNMEELESAVNGMLGKVLKTFQCPDGKPVNRVWIEKATPIEKEYYLSITLDRSVSKPVLMASAEGGMEIEEVAKEKPEAIHMLHIDPFLGLMPSQARKIAFRLGLPVNDFVKIALGIYRAYEELDASLVEINPLVLTKDGKLVLLDAKVEIDDNALLRHKDLEQMEDLSQLDPLEVEAKTYNLNYIKLDGNIGCMVNGAGLAMTTMDIIKLAGGKPANFLDVGGGANVEQIANAFRILMADKNVKAVFINIFGGILRCDRLANGLIEAAKMVEIKVPVVVRMEGTNVEEGKRILAESGLNFITAEDMWDGAKKAVELAG